A region from the Tachysurus vachellii isolate PV-2020 chromosome 25, HZAU_Pvac_v1, whole genome shotgun sequence genome encodes:
- the hmgn2 gene encoding non-histone chromosomal protein HMG-17 isoform X1, producing MPKRKADGDKAAKVKEEPTRRSARLSAKPAPPKPAPKPKKAAPKQKAAKGKKGANPAENGDAKAEQAQKAEAAADAK from the exons ATGCCCAAAAGAAAG GCTGATGGAGACAAGGCTGCCAAAGTCAAGGAAGAG CCAACCAGGCGCTCTGCAAGACTCTCTGCC AAACCTGCTCCTCCCAAGCCAGCCCCCAAGCCTAAGAAAGCTGCCCCCAAG caaaaAGCAGCCAAGGGAAAGAAGGGTGCAAATCCTGCTGAGAATGGAGACGCCAAGGCAGAGCAG gcGCAAAAGGCTGAAGCCGCAGCAGACGCCAAATGA
- the hmgn2 gene encoding non-histone chromosomal protein HMG-17 isoform X2, with amino-acid sequence MPKRKADGDKAAKVKEEPTRRSARLSAKPAPPKPAPKPKKAAPKKAAKGKKGANPAENGDAKAEQAQKAEAAADAK; translated from the exons ATGCCCAAAAGAAAG GCTGATGGAGACAAGGCTGCCAAAGTCAAGGAAGAG CCAACCAGGCGCTCTGCAAGACTCTCTGCC AAACCTGCTCCTCCCAAGCCAGCCCCCAAGCCTAAGAAAGCTGCCCCCAAG aaAGCAGCCAAGGGAAAGAAGGGTGCAAATCCTGCTGAGAATGGAGACGCCAAGGCAGAGCAG gcGCAAAAGGCTGAAGCCGCAGCAGACGCCAAATGA